One window of the Triticum dicoccoides isolate Atlit2015 ecotype Zavitan chromosome 3B, WEW_v2.0, whole genome shotgun sequence genome contains the following:
- the LOC119282570 gene encoding agglutinin-like — protein sequence MKRGNSNIVKLLTSILVLVVWVLLAASVRSDTCLNTVEEDSKSGAPNYPGVIYTVDTNSPDAYRKMIARLRELLTRRGEYRQGVPILPEQTSVPDSQRYILLEISVAGTPAGVTFAIDVTNVYIVGYLVGGTRYFFMEAPARAEELLFTVAATQTSPTRRSSNYAKLEQNAGALRRAIPLGLPSLADAIRRLVTTRPEDARSHLIVIQMVSEAVRYWEIELNVLQAANNANPSFLPDARMIDLENNWSALSLQIQTSDAFAFQRPITIGNEVADNVQSTVIIGMFLMLFRCARPRRDLQMPMDEVRRERLIGPGTEILRRDLGLSIDPPPVQKDDDTCKHLADSRSRMMGRDGLYVEVQGFNYSDRNPVILFACRSSDFAKQLWNFRTDGRIVSFGKCLAASGATRRSTVVIHECETIHESAVRWEMSNSGTLSNRASGLVLHAASGSGRQLTLQRGISSSFQAWQSTNITTMVEQTLM from the coding sequence ATGAAGCGGGGTAATAGTAATATAGTCAAATTATTGACTAGTATACTGGTGCTGGTCGTCTGGGTTTTGTTGGCTGCTAGTGTTCGATCTGATACATGTTTGAATACCGTTGAAGAAGACTCCAAATCAGGGGCACCCAATTACcccggtgtaatatatactgtcgaCACTAATAGTCCTGATGCCTATAGGAAGATGATTGCTCGCCTGCGAGAGCTGCTGACAAGGCGCGGGGAGTACCGGCAAGGAGTGCCGATACTTCCTGAGCAAACAAGCGTGCCTGATTCTCAGCGGTACATCTTGCTTGAAATCAGTGTCGCGGGCACACCAGCAGGTGTAACATTTGCTATCGATGTTACCAATGTTTACATCGTCGGTTATCTTGTTGGTGGTACGAGGTATTTCTTTATGGAAGCTCCAGCCAGGGCCGAGGAGCTGCTCTTCACAGTTGCCGCAACTCAAACTTCACCAACAAGGAGGTCATCCAACTATGCCAAGCTGGAACAAAATGCAGGTGCACTGAGGAGGGCCATCCCGCTGGGGCTGCCTAGTCTGGCTGACGCCATAAGAAGACTTGTAACCACAAGACCAGAAGATGCAAGGTCCCATCTAATAGTTATCCAGATGGTTTCAGAGGCCGTGAGATATTGGGAAATAGAGTTGAATGTTCTCCAAGCTGCAAACAATGCAAATCCTTCGTTTCTACCAGACGCCCGAATGATTGATCTTGAGAACAACTGGTCAGCCCTCTCTTTGCAGATCCAGACTAGTGATGCATTCGCATTTCAAAGGCCTATTACCATCGGCAATGAAGTCGCTGACAATGTTCAGTCAACAGTCATAATAGGCATGTTTTTGATGTTGTTCAGATGCGCTAGGCCGCGTCGAGATCTGCAGATGCCGATGGACGAAGTTAGACGAGAGCGGTTGATCGGCCCAGGTACTGAAATATTGCGAAGAGATCTTGGCCTATCCATTGATCCTCCTCCTGTGCAGAAGGATGATGACACATGCAAGCATTTGGCCGACTCAAGGAGTCGAATGATGGGCCGAGATGGGCTTTATGTTGAGGTGCAAGGGTTTAACTATAGTGATAGAAATCCAGTTATTCTCTTCGCATGCAGGAGCAGTGACTTTGCGAAGCAACTTTGGAACTTCAGAACAGATGGCCGGATCGTATCATTTGGGAAGTGCTTGGCAGCATCCGGAGCTACTCGTCGAAGCACCGTGGTGATACATGAATGTGAGACCATCCATGAGTCCGCGGTTCGGTGGGAGATGAGCAACTCCGGGACTCTGTCCAACAGGGCCAGCGGATTGGTCTTGCATGCTGCTTCTGGTTCTGGAAGGCAGCTAACGCTGCAGCGTGGCATTAGTTCCAGCTTCCAAGCCTGGCAAAGCACTAATATTACTACAATGGTGGAACAAACACTTATGTAG